The following coding sequences lie in one Eschrichtius robustus isolate mEscRob2 chromosome 10, mEscRob2.pri, whole genome shotgun sequence genomic window:
- the LOC137770382 gene encoding LOW QUALITY PROTEIN: zinc finger protein 658-like (The sequence of the model RefSeq protein was modified relative to this genomic sequence to represent the inferred CDS: inserted 1 base in 1 codon; deleted 2 bases in 1 codon; substituted 1 base at 1 genomic stop codon) has translation MNIAQGSVSFEDVTVEFTQDEWQYVGPAQRTLYKDVMLENYSHLISLGYCIIKPQVIFKLEHGEEPWSSEEEFLNQKYPGYCRVDVHIEENREKQEKPLWQVVFIDNKILSKEEQKVLEKPFNLSITPDFSGKMPSKHDSCRMNLPVVSELILSDRNYSRNKTDYINICEKLQLDIQHEKTHTGEQCYKYNENLETLSYVKDHHKFQTLEQSFECNEYGKVLHDKTVCVTAKSSVTGEDSCKDNEFRGNCDKAALFNHMRTGTRKKCFDLNECGKSCEYNEVHMALAHNECNESGNNFSRNSPLTQPQRTVTGQGAFESSKCEENLSQSSGHIVHQKIQTRDTFCVYNGFTNTFYQKLDFTVHQRTHKEEKFYQCDKYEKSFHQNSALSVHQQCDTGEKSFELTECRKSFYQKAHLIQHQRTHPGEKPYECEECGKSFCSNSHPVHYPGTHMGVNLYECNECGKTFADNSTLRAHQRIHTKEKPFKCNDCERSSAHNSALRAHQRIHTGEKPYECNDCEKTFAHNSTLRAHQKIHTGVKLYKCNECGKTFSQKTHLSTHQRIHTGVKPYGCSEYGKTFSQKSYLSGHERIHRGXKPYECNECGKTFVYKAALIVHQRIHTGEKPYEXECGKTFSQRTHLYAHQRTHTGEKPYECKECGKTFADNSALRAHQRLHKGEKPYECSECGKTFSKTSHLRAHLRTRTGEKPYECNECGKTFSQKSYVGAHQRIHTGEKPYECNICGKPFAHNSTLRVHQRIHTGVKSYKCNECGKTFSQKSHLSAHQRIHTGEKPYECNECGKAFAQNSTLGVHLRIHTGERPYKCYECGKTFVRKAALRVHHTRMHTREKTLACNEFGMC, from the exons GGATCAGTGTCATTCGAAGACGTGACTGTGGAGTTCACCCAGGATGAATGGCAGTATGTAGGCCCTGCTCAGAGGACCCTGTACAAAgatgtgatgctggagaactACAGCCACCTCATCTCATTGG GGTACTGCATTATCAAACCCCAGGTGATCTTCAAGTTGGAGCACGGTGAAGAGCCCTGGTCCTCAGAGGAAGAATTCCTAAACCAGAAGTACCCAG gaTATTGCAGAGTTGATGTCCATATTGAGGAGAAccgggaaaaacaagagaaacctCTGTGGCAAGTAGTATTCATTGATAACAAAATATTGAGTAAAGAAGAGCAGAAAGTTTTAGAGAAACCATTTAATCTCAGTATAACTCCAGATTTTTCAGGAAAAATGCCCTCTAAACATGACTCATGTAGAATGAATTTGCCAGTTGTTTCTGAATTAATTCTTAGTGATAGGAATTATTCA AGAAACAAGACTGACtacataaatatatgtgaaaAGTTGCAGCTGGATATTCAGCATGAGAAAACTCATACTGGAGAGCAGTGTTACAAATATAATGAAAATCTGGAAACTCTCAGTTATGTGAAAGATCATCATAAATTTCAAACTCTGGAGCAATCTTTTGAATGTAATGAATATGGAAAAGTTTTACATGATAAGACCGTCTGTGTTACAGCTAAGAGTTCAGTAACAGGAGAGGATTCCTGTAAGGATAATGAATTTAGGGGAAATTGTGATAAAGCAGCTCTTTTTAACCACATGAGAACTGGCACAAGGAAGAAATGCTTTGATCTTAATGAATGTGGTAAATCCTGTGAATACAATGAGGTTCACATGGCTTTGGCACACAATGAATGTAATGAAAGTGGGAATAACTTCAGTAGGAATTCACCCCTCACTCAGCCTCAGAGAACTGTTACAGGACAAGGTGCCTTTGAAAGCAGTAAGTGTGAAGAAAACTTGAGCCAGAGCTCAGGCCATATAGTACATCAGAAGATACAAACTAGAGATACATTCTGTGTTTATAATGGATTTACAAACACCTTCTACCAGAAGTTAGACTTTACAGTACATCAGAGAACtcacaaagaagagaaattctatcAATGTGATAAATATGAGAAATCCTTCCATCAGAACTCAGCCCTCAGTGTTCATCAGCAGTGTGACACAGGAGAGAAGTCATTTGAACTTACTGAATGCAGGAAATCATTTTACCAGAAAGCACACCTTATTCAGCATCAGAGGACCCACCCAGGggagaaaccttatgaatgtgAGGAATGTGGGAAATCCTTTTGTTCAAATTCACATCCTGTTCATTATCCTGGAACTCATATGGGAGTCAATCTGtatgaatgtaatgaatgtgggaaaactTTTGCTGATAATTCAACCCTCAGAgcacatcagagaattcacacaaAGGAGAAACCCTTCAAATGTAATGACTGTgagaggtcttctgcccataatTCAGCCCTCAGAgcacatcagagaattcacacaggTGAGAAACCATATGAGTGTAATGACTGTGAGAAGACTTTTGCCCATAATTCCACCCTCAGAGCACATCAGAAAATTCACACTGGGGTGAAACTCtacaaatgtaatgaatgtgggaaaactTTTTCCCAGAAGACACATCTTAGTACACATCAGAGGATTCACACAGGTGTGAAACCCTATGGATGTAGTGAATATGGGAAAACCTTCTCCCAGAAATCATACCTCAGTGGACATGAGAGAATTCACAGAGGGTAAAAACCttatgaatgtaatgaatgtgggaaaactTTTGTCTATAAGGCAGCCCTCATTGTCCATCAAAGAATTCACACaggagaaaaaccctatg ATGAATGTGGGAAAACTTTCTCCCAGAGGACACACCTCTATGCACATCAGAGAACTCACACAGGggagaaaccttatgaatgtaaggaatgtgggaaaactTTTGCAGATAATTCAGCCCTCAGGGCACATCAGAGACTTCACAAaggggagaaaccctatgaatgtagtgaatgtgggaaaacttTCTCCAAGACATCACACCTCAGAGCACATCTGAGGACTCGCACaggggagaaaccctatgaatgtaatgaatgtgggaaaactTTCTCCCAGAAGTCATATGTTGGTgcacatcagagaattcacacaggGGAGAAACCTTACGAATGTAACATATGTGGGAAACCTTTTGCCCATAATTCAACCCTCAGAgtacatcagagaattcacacaggTGTAAAATCCtacaaatgtaatgaatgtgggaaaactTTCTCCCAGAAGTCACACCTTAGTgcacatcagagaattcacacaggagagaaaccctatgagtgtaatgaatgtgggaaagcttttGCCCAAAATTCAACTCTTGGAGTACACCTGAGAATTCACACAGGTGAGAGACCCTACAAATGTTATGAATGTGGAAAAACCTTTGTCCGTAAGGCAGCTCTTAGAGTACATCACACCAGAATGCACACCAGAGAGAAAACCCTTGCATGTAATGAATTTGGGATGTGCTAA